tcaatgcgTTATAAATATATTGCGTTATATGTTTGGAAAAGAATAATTAGAAAAAATATTGCGTTTtatagtttttagcattttaataCATTGTAATAATTTAAAAAGACAATAGCATATATTAAAATGTTGcgttttataaattttatataattgtataaattgtttacaaaataatgatttaatatttttaaatgatACATATTGCGTTTTAAGATAACAAAAAAATAACtgatattttaaaataaaaaacattgcgttttatagTAAGTAGCATTTTTAACTCAAAGTAACTAGCATGATCAAGAAAATAATGATTTATATAAAAACCAAGATAAATGaaaaaacattgcgttttataataagtatcatttcaaaatcaaagtaaaccagCAAGAGCAAGCCTGTCTTTAATCCTATCTAAACTAGTTTCATAAGATTGTTTTTTAAGTTTCGCACTGAGGTCTCGAAACGTCTTTGAGTCTTCAATAACATAATCTCTTTGTTCGTTGATTTCGTGCAATAATATCTTTGCGATGAACTTTCTTCTTAAATCTTCAAGTTGTGCGGTCTGCTTGTTGACTGGTTTTTTGTTTTTAACCTTCTTGATATTTGCAGGTACTTCATATTCCACGTTAAACCCACAATCCCATTTTTCGACCGGTTCTCCTTTATAACATTCCATATGACGCATTGTGAATATACCACAATCAATGCCATTATGTTGTGTCCTCCATTTCATCTGCATTCTAACAGGGATTATTCCCTTTATATCATCTGCTTTTTCATGTCCAACAGATTTAAGGTAAGCTGCCAAAGCATCCCtctatagaaaaaaaaaacaaaaaacaaaacaaaaagattAGATGGTTTATATTTGTGTTTTAAAAGGATAATTAAGAATACTTACTGTATTTTCAGGGACATTTCCATATTTAGATTCATTTGTTTCTTCTTTCGCACTGTTGTcaatgatgaatatttgtttcTCTTCAAGATTGAAAGATATAACAAAGAAATGCTGTATATGGAGAATCGGGACAAGGATAATTTTAAAATCCTTTATGCTTTTTAGCTTTGCACCTTTAAGAATTTTTTCTATGTTCATTGTGAATGCTTTTATCATCTTTCCTTTATTTTCAGATTCTTCCTTGTCACAATTTGGTAAAGCCTGTATAAAATAGAACAAATTAACAtattattgcgttttatgaaGGTAAATAAACATAGAGCTGCGTTTTATGAAGTTAATAAAACATACAGCTGCGTTTTATAAAACATCATTCAAACAAAGAAATCATTGCGTTTTATTAAAGAAATAAAAAttctattgcgttttataaaacataattcaatcaaacttcaaaattcttcattatacgaataagaaaaatTGCGTTTTAAATATCATACCAGCATTCGAATAGTACAGAAAAATCGTGGAGATTTGTTGTCTTTtgatcttcttttttcttcttcattcaaaATATAAGACCAACAATTGATTACTTCTCCGGTGATTTCCAATCCTGGCCTCATTGTTTCAGCAGCATATCTATATAGAAATGCATGTTCTTTAATTTCAAAGAGAATATCCctgcaaaaaaaaatataataataataattaaattataatattttgatttttgtttttttgttttagtgtatataaatgaatttttacatCATTTCTCCTTTTGCATGGAACGCATATCCCGATATGTTGTTTTCGTGTGCTGTTCTTGATTCCTTCATTGCTACTTGTCTTAGATAATATGGTGAACAAAATACTTCAGGAACATTTTTCTCTCGATCTGGTCGTACCATCTTTGTGATTATTTCTTCTGTTTTGCTTATATCAGTTgttggttgttcttgatgaacTGATTTTGCAGGTGTTTTATACTGATCTTCTTGTGGGTGTAGGAATGATGTGTTTTGAAGTAGATCACTGATTTCCTTTTCAGTATCCTGTTCTTCAATTCTATCAAACATTGTTTGTATTCCAGTAATTTGAACATCTTGTtcgattgttttttttttcagattccgcttgaatttcggTTTGTTCACCGTGTCCAGTAGCATCAACTTCAACTTCATTTTCATCAACATTTGAAGACAACTGAGAAATTTTCAAATCAAAGGATGGTACCTCATCATCATTAAATTTCTTtagatttgattttttttcttcttcatctgtcTTTTTGATAATCTCCAACATTAATGATGGAGTTTCTTCGCTAAATGATGATTGTACCATTGAAGGTTTTTCAATGTGTGTTTGCAGAACAGATGCAGGTTCATTCTCACTGATTGTTTCtggattggatgattgaactagAGGTGAGCTATCCTCATTGTGTTTTGTATCAtcatcattgcgttttacaatcaATGGTGTTGAAATGATTTGATTTTCAGTGTCTTCATTTTGGCTCAAATTTAGAAATCTTGATGGTGTTTCAATCATAGTTGAATCAATATTAACTTTCTGGTGCTTTTTTGCTTGatggtggaatttttcaatcaaTGACACCCATTCGTTAACTTTGTTATGAAGAGCTTCACTCGTTGGAGTTTCCTCCACAATCTCATCTATGCGTGATTGAATGCTTTCGAAAACTTCTTCAATTCCTTTAAAATGTTGATCCAAAGCAGTCACAAGATATTCTTCATGTGATTTTTTATCTTTAATGTTCTTCATATTTTCATCGCCACTTTTTGTTGAATGAATGTCAGAAAGACCTTCACTTTGATTTTGTGATGGTATGAAATTACGCAGTCGGCTTTGACTGTCTACccacattttatctttatttcCTACTGATGGTTTAATGAAGAATTGCCCCCATGATCCTCCACTTTCTGTATTTGTTTTCTCAGTTTCATTTGTTATAATTTGGCTGTTTTGAACATTCTCTTGATTCTCTTGATCAATCCAGTCTGTTGCAGCTTTAAGTAAGGAGATTGGTTGTTCTTCAGCATCGTCTTCATgtttttcttcagattcatcttCAAAAATTTCTTCGTTTTCATTCTCGGATTCACTtggataaacataaaattcattcttttcatctttctttttttgtttaGTCTTTCTGACTTTTTTAACTTTATCATTTACAAGACATCTGCCGTCATTTTGTGCAGCAATTTCCAATTCATCTTCAAATTCTTGTAATGTTGTAGAATCAATTTTATCAAGTGAGAACTCTTCAGtgttttcagtatcatcaaatccTTGTTTTTTGTATGCATATAGTATCTGTAtgattcattgcgttttagataaaTAATAAAGTCATAATTTGTTGCgttttaaaatataaatcattgtaaacaaattaaaaaactattgttttgtaactttaaatatattgcgttttacaaaaacattgcGTTTTACTCAAGCAAAGAAGAGTTTTAAAGAAACAAATAACTTAAATAAACAAAAATGAAAGATAATTGCGTTTTAAAATatacattgcgttttataaagtCTAGTTTTAAACAAACAAATAATATAAACAAGCAGCCTAAACAAGCATTCAGCAAATATGTAGCAATAATGAAAGATCAGATTTCATACCGCTAACAATGCAATAGGTCCATTGAAGAGCTTCTCATTTCCAGGCCATTGTCTTCTTGTATGCTTTAAAACGGTCAGCATATATTCACACCAATTAAAATTCTGGGTTTTTTTGTCACTTTTCATTGATGGCAGGAATCTTTGATTAACATTACTACTCTGCATTGCCTCCGCCATGATCGTAAAAAAAATAACCAAGAAATTCAGTTTGAACAATCTTCCAAGCTCATTTCTTGATTTTAAATAAGTAATCAAGTTGTGCGcatacattctttgcaaaatATCTTTGGGGAATTGACCGCGCCAGAATTTAATTATAAGATCAGTGTCTTTTGGTCTCAGTTTTTCCACAATCTCTGTTTTTCCATTTGGTATTTGAAATACCTTTTGGATGAATTCAGCTGTGATCTTAATCTTTTCATCTCCAATATTTATCTCATCATTTTCAGCATCAAAGTTTTTTACCAGCCAATAACCGAATTTCCGTGGAACTGAATGCAGCTTGAATTTTAGTATGCTCTCAAACCCTATTTCTCTAACAACATTCCTTTGCTCTTTTGACAAACCTTCAATATAATCTTTTAGATTATTGACTGCACATCTAATGTTAATTTTTTTTCCGTCGTAATCATAAtatggttgttgttctggttgttcttttgttttatctTTCCTCTGTGATCTCTTTGGTTTTGATTCTGCCTTTTCCTTCTTTTGATTTTTTGTCAGGTTAACTCTTGGTTGTggatcaacaaaatcatcatctgaTACAATGAATTGtgttaaaaacatatatttttttcatgAAATATGTTAAATGCGTTTTATGTTACCTGAATTTACTTGTTGTTGATTGGAAGTATGCAGAACAATTGCTCGACTAGATTTTTCATCCATTGAATCAGAAACTGTTTCTTCTGATGATTCTATCACCACTTTCTTTCTTCGCCTTTTTTGTTTTTCCTGTTGTTGTTTTTCctcttgttttttaactttaaatagAATAATGAAACAATGTCAATTAACAAATTTATGATAAAACGCATTAGCTAACACCATAAAGTTAAAAGCAGTGATTCACAGGTTTAAGATAAAACGCAATACTTTACATCATATTATTTAACAAACCAAATTAACATTACATAATCTCATTTGTTTTTTATGATTTATTAATGTAAAACGCATTAGTCAACAATGTCAATTAACAAATTTATGATAAAACTCTCTAGCTAACACCATAAAGATAAAAAGCAGTGATTCACACAGGTTTAAGATAAAACGCAATACTTTACATCATATTATTTAACACACCAAATTAACATTAAATAATCTCATTTTGTTTTTTATGATTTATTAATGTAAAACGCATTAGTCAACAATGTCAATTAAGAAATTAATGATAAAACGCATTAGCTAACACTATAAAGATAAAAAGCAGTAATTCACAGGTTTAAGATAAAACGCAATACTTTACATCATATTATTTAACACACCAAATTAACATTACATAAtctcattttgtttttttatttatattaatataaaacgCAATAGTTAACAACACATGTATCTCAGCAAATTCAAAGATAAAACGCAATGTAGTAAAATTCGATTACAATTATCATAATAATAATCTCATTGTTTCTGCAAATTTATTTAGGTAAAACGCATTAATTCACAATATATAAATCCCGTAAGAAGCATTAGTATCTTAGATCATAGTTTTAACATAAAACGCAATATAGTCTGTGGTAACAAAAATGTAAAGATAGGGGATAATATTACTCATTAACTATTTTTCGGAACGGATATGATATATTAGGTCTATTGTACTTCATAAAACGTAACATGAATTCAGTTAAAGAGCAAAAAATAGATAAATATACCATTGTCTGAAATATCTTTGCGTTTTCTAGTTCTttgttgtttgattgttgattttcggctaatattttcttgttcatcaatgTTCTCTTCAGCTGTTGATGTTTTTCGCTTCtttgatgatttagggttttCAGAGACTGATTTGTTTTGAGTAACTCGAATGTAAACCTTCAAATTATCTCTCGACGACGCCATGAACTTCAATGGAGTATGATTTTCTCAAATTTCTGTATGTGTTTGATCGTTCAATGGAAGTGTAAAACGTAATGCACTTTGTTTCGAAGCGTTTCTGTGTATAATCAACGGCGGTTATTTTGAAATTTGACGATAATACCCCTGAAACTCCGGAGAGCGTGTTTAAATGAcagtttttaatttgattttgatCTTGACCGTATATTGTGCAATTGGACGGTTATGAttacttcctatccttcctagcgaaataaacttcctattatatctccACCCTTGACATTATATCGTTGTTTAATAATAAAAGACACTTATTATTTGCTATGTAAAGAATCTCAAATATACATTTGACATTATAACGTTGTTTAATAATAAAAGACGCTTATTATTTGCTATGTAAAGAATCTCAAATAAAATATCAACCAAATGGGAATAATATTATAATATGAATATTTAGATTTTAATATTATTGGTTTGAAAGATAGATTTTAATATTATTGGTTTGAAAGATATTTATTGAATATTTGCAAAGAAAGCAATGTGTAACATGGGGCTATTTGATTTAATGGACCACCAACGTGCATTTACGATCATAGCTCAAGTTTGACCACCATAATTTATTTCATAAAGTTAAACTTTAATTCTAATTAAGGGGACACATTAGAAAATaatatcaaataataataataataatatggttACAACCACCAAAGTATGGCTATTTTATCCATTACAAAAACTAAGATATTTTTTTAAATCAATAAATATCAtataattttcttttatttttctacGCTAAAAATACATCCTCTCTACTaatttcctaaaaaaaaaaaaaagagtaaacctCAATTTTCGTCTCCGTGGTTTGGTAATTTTAACACTATTAGTCCAATAGTATAAAAATTGCATTTATCATCTAATAGTTTGCATATTCTAACACTTCTAGTTCACCACTCTAATAATCATCAAATGCAGTGGTGGACTAGATAGAAGTGTTATCATCCAATGGAGTGGAGGACTAGAAGTGTTAGAATATGCAAATTATTTGATGATAAATGCAATTTTTTAACTATTGGACTAATAATGTTAAAATCAGCAAACCACAAGAACGAAAATTGAAGTTTACTAAGAATACACATTTTCTACTCTTCATGAATTTCCAAAAACTCAAAAGTCGATTGAAGCAAAAAAAAGGCTAGATTGAGAAGTGGTTCTAGAAAATTCGATTGAGACAACAACTAATACAATCATTCTTTGATCACCAACCATTATATATCCCGTATTCTCAAGTACCCAAAAACTCAAAAGTTGGTTCAAGCTAAAAAGACTAGATTGAAAGGCGGTTCTAGCAAAAATCAATTGAGCCAGCAACATAAACAACTGATACAACAACCAATCTTTGATCACCAACCATTTTATATCTCGTATTCTCAAGTACCAACAATGCCCACTCAAATGACACCGGCTCGATACAACTTTTCCCTATTAGATCAACAAACATTTGGTCGACGTTGTTGCAAATTACACAATGGTGAAGGAAAGAACTATAAAAAGGTTGGTGGATTCAAGAAAGAAAAAAATGAACAAATTCTTAACCTTTTGGATGAGCAATGGGAGGCTAGGCGGTGGATCATATGGACCGGGATTTAAAGATGTTCACAGATCTGCATGGTCATATTGCCGGTTGGAATGCATGGCACCAAAATTTTAGTGAAAGACGAACATTACGGAGAAAAACTGAGCCGGTTTCAACAATGTGACCATGGCGTCTTTCAGCAACACCATTTTGCTCGTGTAAGGGGGAGTGGTGAGATCGCCACGATTATCCGAGAAGCCACAAATAACATAAGTAACCAAAAGGTTTAAGGTTGTCATAGTTGGGAGATTGGCCATACAAGATATGGAAAGGACTCTTTTAGTTTAGGATGTTGGTGGAAACCAATTAATGAGATTTTTAGTGGAAGACAAGTAAGATGGAGCAAAGCTAAACCAGTTTTAACAATGTGACAGTGGCATCTTTGGGCAACACCATTTTGCTCGGGGGTACGAAGGGGAGAGTAAAATGTGAGATTCTTAATGATTTTAGTAATGGGATTAGCTTTTGATATTCACCACCATTATCCAAGAAGCCACGGATAACATAAGTAACCAAAAGGTTTAAGTTTAGAGTAAATTTCACTTTTAGTCCTTTATGTATTATCTGAATTTTGAAACGTACtctttaaaagttttaatttcattttatatCCAAAAAACACATATTATATAACACTTTAAGTCCTTTACACCAAAATAAGTTAAATTACTCAGCTAGGATTTATTTAAGGCAAGGGAAAAAATGGTATTTCATAAATAAATGCATCAGAtctcctttctctctctaactgtGCATCACCCCACCCATTCTCTCTCTCTAACCGGAAAACAAGCGCATAAAAACAAGGGACCAGCAAGGGATGTTTCACCTTCTCTTTAACGCTCTCATCGTTGTCGTCGGAACTTGCCCCACCATCGTTGCCGACGCACAAACATtgaaccaccaccatcacaactacCACCCTATTTCTTCCCCTTGTTTCAAAGAAATAACAACCACCATCAAAACCATCATCACAACCACACCATTGTCGTCGGAACGTGCCCCACCATTATCACCGATGCATCTCCTTAAAAAATTAACAACCACCATCACAGCCACCCCATCTCCTTAAATCCCTGGTTCAGAAGATGGTGATAATGGTGATACCAGATGCATCTCCTTCAATTTCTGTTTTGTAACACCACTTAAAAACATGTCCAATtatgtatagacacgtgtcctaaactctaaatatgtgaaagattgagtttgaaggactaaagttgacaaacggtgaaaatatgtatgcgaagggactaaaagtgtcaacatgccaaacttgtgcctctgattgaccaTACACGGAGAATATATTCTTAAAGGAGTAattaattggatataagaagccgtttgtgaaaataatcggaagattataaaactacaggggttaaacgtgtcaacatgttaattcttatctctgagtgaccttttaacgaacccaaggcttcgaaatattcaaatatactctcaagaataagtggTATAAACTTCACGTGGTTTCGAGATcattaaacaagttttcaagactttgggtgaaaagtgtcAATTTGATGAAACTTGTGTTTATAGTGATATTTAACGAAAccgagcctaacgaagtttgATTATACTTCCTTGAGCCTCTACAAATTAACTACAAGGGCCTTTTATGTCAAAAATGAGGTTGTATAAGGTTTTAAATGGACAGGGACTGAATCTGTCAAGTTTGAAACATTTTTAACCTGAACAATCGGtttacgcggggcgcgtaagcccccTTCTAATCCTATGCAGGCCGCGTAGAAGTCCCCAGTGCAGAAAAAGTTGGACAGATGTGAGTTCAGCTGCAGAACCGACTTTAACTTGTTCTAATCAATTCTAGGGGCTGTTTGTCGGTCTTATtaaaccactaggacacctggggtgatcctaggtaCTTCTAAAACAGATGCAAACATCTTAGGTCATGCCAAATTTGTATATAAGAGAGCCTAAGTTCTTGTTCATATGCACACTTGGTTACAACAATTCAAAAACTCACATCTGGATCTAACAAGCATTAGGAGAAGATtgtcaagtgtagaaaagatagcaaggaccttaagtaagAGTTTTAATCCCTGGTTAGTCCTTTTAATTAGcttaaaaaccgaaaagtcaaacatatcgtaattaagctttgactttcggtttaatgttaaatggtccagccactgaccgaaatgaaagtggttatggaactatattaaggtaggtgattaacccttaaaagggcacctcctaattatttcgtttgactagttaattgtcgggtcaaactagttagtcaaaaagtcaaactggactgaaagtttaaaaatgatttaaactaataaaacagaggttctaaattatattttaacattctaatgacttggtaattagtATTAGAACATGTTTAATCAGGCCCGACAATTATCAGTCTAAGGCCAGTTTATaatcgaaagtcgcaaaagcttgacttttgctttaactttcagttctgacccgtgtaagcttaattctcccatgttttaagcttccattaggaccacattattcagtagtataaccctctggagttatattgcttggtccttagtagtttgaattatatgctcttGTTTGTTAATATGCTTATAAATGCCGTAAATGCCCTCTTGACAcataaatgagatttttagaaatgtgagaggacaaaaacctttgctactaatatataagcttgtcccgaaaatttgacatcagttcttggtctcaaatagaagttatgctcgatatcgtaagtagaagctttttgttaattaaattgcgatatcttgcataatacatatttaaacttggattttgaaccaaaactcattacctactgttaagatattattttaaggaattttaagatttttggctAGATAATAATCTGTTTAAAAcatagagttcttgtgtaattcggttaatgacgataatacccttttcatgcataaaatgagagtaacaaatgatttgaatgccaaaccttttcctactgatttcatacattaaataaattactttgagcatttaaaactgatcaaaatctcagatttacataaacatcttgattatcgtcaattagcgagttttacactaattaggtgcatggtatggtttaaaaccatatttaacacataagacttgttacctactgaatttttaaacaaattttaatattattacagtaggtataagttatgaactcagatttccaaaaatgtccttaaaagcatatgtgaaatgaccaaaatgccctttcggggcatagtttggccataaatggtaaacctcaaATATATGTAATATCTTATTGATGTAAtgagataaaataaatatttttactgattaccaaagaccagaacttcagtttgttataaaatcccttttataattactaaaataaccaaaatgcccttacgggacttaaatggtttaaattactttttgggcatatatgttaacatcctactgatgtattaacatattttaagcataataacatttgagacctgtatataattcatttggttacccgttacgcgtttatgcgttcggatcggtttatgtgactaaTTTACGTAAAATAGctgaaacgggtttaaccttatcattaaatcctcaaattccagaatgtgtttagtttacccatattatacaagtatccaagcttgtcgggtctaaaccacattctattcctgtcacacccctaatttccacgcgtcatcggtgggcccggtgggggattaacgtgatgtagttgatatcatcatagtcaaacaacacaaattataatgcacagcggaagcaaagatagattcatttcaacttaaattattgtaatattcgagtatcacaaagtgtcgaaatagaatccacatgcagaatcaaataaaaaggaaacttcatttcaacagacttcatgcatcctaagcttgcgagacttctatggatgcttaaggagtggccagcctattacgcgtagtacctgcacttagtctttttggaaaatacgtcagtttacactggtaaatacaatttaactgactcattttgaaaatgtttaaaattgatttaaatgcttgtggcataaaactttttataacttgggataattatttgcttaataatcttgtaaaagaattacatgttcgttctgcgttcggtagcccgggtcatgtcgggttaaagattaatagacacaccacttaatataattccgccgcgagacttctctcgtaccgacgattatacatgttgtacaacactacgggtgtacgcctacacccgagtgctaaggtcgtggccattctttgaatgatgccaaggatatccgggacatggtcaataagcccccaaaggcgttagacaaacaaaacaacattttcaaacgggttaatttgactgcgcataaccaagaccggttaaggtcaattccccgaccaagcggtattttatataccgtaccccaagcccgtatagggaaaataagttaaacgtatttacctgagcaaagtataaaccaaatataacgagttcacgtagcttttactgggctcctagatctggaaattaaggttttaataacctattagaatcctaacgggtcttaagcttagaccggttagttttatataaagattacggttttaaatgcacaataaggcgaagaccgttttagaatgtggttttgtcccaacaagcttgcacacttgttttatatgggtaacataatcacattctggattttgagaccaaaaagatatggtttgacccgtttcggctaaaatggccaaactagtcacataatccgatccgaacgcgtataatgcgtaacgagtaaccataagagtcaaatataagtttctgaagtcaatatgcttaaaatatgttgtgatatcagaatgataccttccattatgccccaaatgattttaaaccaaaactatgcctcataagggcgttttggtcattttataaggagtaaaagggttaaaatgataacctgagtaacaggtctgaataaattagtaaatatacttaatttactaagttataacagtagggtatcaaatttatgtgaaatttattatctttaatcttactatgcaccgt
The sequence above is drawn from the Helianthus annuus cultivar XRQ/B chromosome 12, HanXRQr2.0-SUNRISE, whole genome shotgun sequence genome and encodes:
- the LOC110892609 gene encoding uncharacterized protein LOC110892609, encoding MAGSDEVNSRPVENHDNAKIQLTGAELKALVDDAVTKALERQYSEYSGTHSRTLSTPHNKSKTHSEAHSKPPSVQPKSKKEESKKEDDRHSSNENDNHSKKIVLYDAPRAKDAVRQRSMRAADAEKRKREDDSSRRSDKKRKGNDDHKKGSGSKKGDQQSGEKPRFKFMASSRDNLKVYIRVTQNKSVSENPKSSKKRKTSTAEENIDEQENISRKSTIKQQRTRKRKDISDNVKKQEEKQQQEKQKRRRKKVVIESSEETVSDSMDEKSSRAIVLHTSNQQQVNSDDDFVDPQPRVNLTKNQKKEKAESKPKRSQRKDKTKEQPEQQPYYDYDGKKINIRCAVNNLKDYIEGLSKEQRNVVREIGFESILKFKLHSVPRKFGYWLVKNFDAENDEINIGDEKIKITAEFIQKVFQIPNGKTEIVEKLRPKDTDLIIKFWRGQFPKDILQRMYAHNLITYLKSRNELGRLFKLNFLVIFFTIMAEAMQSSNVNQRFLPSMKSDKKTQNFNWCEYMLTVLKHTRRQWPGNEKLFNGPIALLAILYAYKKQGFDDTENTEEFSLDKIDSTTLQEFEDELEIAAQNDGRCLVNDKVKKVRKTKQKKKDEKNEFYVYPSESENENEEIFEDESEEKHEDDAEEQPISLLKAATDWIDQENQENVQNSQIITNETEKTNTESGGSWGQFFIKPSVGNKDKMWVDSQSRLRNFIPSQNQSEGLSDIHSTKSGDENMKNIKDKKSHEEYLVTALDQHFKGIEEVFESIQSRIDEIVEETPTSEALHNKVNEWVSLIEKFHHQAKKHQKVNIDSTMIETPSRFLNLSQNEDTENQIISTPLIVKRNDDDTKHNEDSSPLVQSSNPETISENEPASVLQTHIEKPSMVQSSFSEETPSLMLEIIKKTDEEEKKSNLKKFNDDEVPSFDLKISQLSSNVDENEVEVDATGHGEQTEIQAESEKKNNRTRCSNYWNTNNV